A region of Corynebacterium glucuronolyticum DSM 44120 DNA encodes the following proteins:
- a CDS encoding N-acetylmannosamine-6-phosphate 2-epimerase: MKFSDLQGKLVVSCQAYPGEPMRHPDTMAQVAEAVVEGGAAGVRLQGLEDIKEARTRVDVPIIGLVKEGYEGVYITPTLELCIAVADAGADVVALDATTRPRPDGLTFPETVHKLREARPDVLIMADCDCMESARQAVDAGVDVISTTLAGYTEARPKTEGPDLELLREMHDTYPDVPLICEGRIHSGADAKAALDAGADTIVVGTAITHPTSITSWFVEAIS, encoded by the coding sequence ATGAAGTTCAGTGATCTGCAGGGCAAGCTCGTCGTCTCCTGCCAGGCGTACCCGGGGGAGCCGATGCGGCACCCGGACACGATGGCGCAGGTGGCGGAGGCTGTGGTCGAGGGAGGGGCCGCGGGCGTTCGTCTGCAAGGACTGGAGGACATTAAGGAGGCGCGCACGCGTGTCGACGTCCCCATCATCGGTCTGGTGAAAGAGGGCTACGAGGGCGTGTACATCACCCCCACGCTGGAGCTGTGTATCGCCGTCGCCGATGCCGGCGCGGACGTGGTCGCGCTCGACGCGACGACGCGGCCCCGCCCCGATGGCCTCACCTTCCCGGAGACCGTGCACAAGTTGCGTGAGGCGCGTCCAGACGTGCTCATCATGGCCGATTGCGACTGCATGGAATCCGCACGTCAGGCGGTGGACGCAGGCGTCGATGTCATTTCCACTACCCTGGCGGGCTACACGGAGGCGCGGCCGAAGACGGAGGGGCCGGACCTCGAGCTGCTGCGTGAGATGCACGACACCTACCCCGACGTTCCGCTTATCTGTGAGGGCCGGATCCACTCGGGCGCGGATGCGAAAGCGGCCCTCGACGCCGGTGCGGACACCATCGTGGTGGGCACCGCGATCACCCACCCGACCTCGATTACGTCCTGGTTCGTGGAGGCGATTAGCTAA
- a CDS encoding ABC transporter ATP-binding protein, with protein MSTTPIIQLDDIKVHFRSRTGPLLHPNIVKAVDGVSLTLMPGETIGIVGESGCGKSTTANVMCGLQKPTSGTVYFRGEDVTKRTAKNRKKIGRVVSVVFQDPSTALNARMTVRDQLKDPLNVHNVGEKSERDGEVEELIALVGLPHSTLDALPGQLSGGQRQRVAIARALALNPDAIIADEPTSALDVSVRAQILNLLTDLKNKLGLSMVFISHDIQTVRYVSNRIIVMNHGHIIEEGPAREIFSNPKDDYTRALLGAAPSLLHPDMTKIES; from the coding sequence ATGAGTACCACGCCGATCATCCAACTCGATGACATCAAGGTTCACTTCCGCAGCCGCACTGGCCCGCTCCTCCACCCGAACATCGTCAAGGCCGTCGACGGCGTGAGCCTCACGCTCATGCCCGGCGAAACAATCGGCATCGTCGGCGAATCCGGCTGCGGCAAATCCACCACCGCCAACGTCATGTGTGGCCTGCAAAAGCCCACGAGCGGCACGGTGTATTTCCGCGGCGAGGACGTGACCAAGCGCACCGCCAAAAACCGCAAGAAGATAGGGCGCGTGGTCTCCGTCGTGTTCCAGGACCCGTCCACCGCGCTGAATGCGCGCATGACGGTTCGGGACCAGCTGAAAGACCCCCTCAACGTGCACAACGTGGGGGAGAAGTCTGAGCGTGACGGCGAGGTAGAAGAGCTCATCGCGCTGGTGGGCCTGCCGCACTCGACGCTCGACGCCCTGCCTGGCCAGCTGTCCGGCGGGCAGCGGCAGCGCGTGGCCATCGCCCGCGCGCTGGCGCTCAATCCCGACGCGATCATCGCCGACGAGCCGACCTCGGCCCTCGACGTCTCGGTTCGTGCCCAGATCTTGAACCTGCTTACGGATCTCAAGAACAAACTGGGCTTGTCCATGGTGTTCATCTCCCACGATATCCAGACCGTGCGCTACGTCTCGAACCGGATCATCGTCATGAACCATGGCCACATCATCGAGGAAGGTCCTGCTAGAGAGATCTTCTCCAACCCGAAGGACGACTACACGCGCGCCCTCCTCGGCGCCGCGCCGTCTCTCCTTCACCCCGACATGACAAAGATAGAAAGTTAA
- a CDS encoding dihydrodipicolinate synthase family protein, protein MTDFHGVIPPVVIARHDDGSFDEESTTKNLTRLIDAGVNGLFILGSSGEGAFVTDAERDQVVKNAISVAAGRVPVLVGCIDTQTSRVIEHIKHAEACGADGIVATAPFYALGGLAQVERHFRCLAQATTLPIFAYDIPVCVHVKLPPELLVRLGRDGVLAGVKDSSGDDVSFRFLSLLNEEAGHPLKLFTGHEVVVDGAYLSGADGSVPGLGNIDPWGYVRQWKAFTEGDWETVKKEQDRLARLMRITSVAHSVTGFGAGVGAFKQALKLQGIFASARMPEPVPQLVDDEVTSIRAILDAEGVL, encoded by the coding sequence ATGACTGATTTCCATGGAGTCATTCCCCCCGTCGTCATCGCCCGTCACGACGACGGCAGCTTCGACGAGGAATCAACCACCAAAAACCTCACCCGGCTCATCGACGCCGGCGTCAACGGCCTGTTCATCCTGGGCAGCTCCGGCGAGGGTGCATTCGTCACCGATGCCGAGCGCGACCAGGTGGTGAAAAATGCGATCAGTGTGGCCGCCGGTCGCGTCCCCGTCCTCGTCGGCTGCATCGACACGCAGACGAGCCGCGTCATTGAACACATCAAGCATGCCGAGGCCTGCGGCGCCGACGGTATCGTCGCCACGGCGCCGTTCTACGCCCTGGGTGGGCTTGCCCAGGTGGAGCGCCACTTCCGCTGCCTGGCACAGGCAACCACGCTGCCGATCTTCGCCTACGACATCCCCGTGTGCGTCCACGTCAAGCTCCCCCCGGAGCTCCTGGTCAGGCTCGGCCGCGACGGCGTGCTTGCCGGTGTGAAGGATTCCTCCGGCGACGATGTCTCCTTCCGTTTCCTGTCCCTTCTCAATGAGGAGGCAGGCCACCCGCTGAAGCTGTTCACCGGCCACGAGGTCGTCGTCGACGGCGCGTACCTCTCCGGCGCCGACGGCTCCGTCCCGGGGCTGGGCAATATCGACCCGTGGGGCTACGTCCGCCAGTGGAAGGCCTTCACCGAGGGCGACTGGGAGACCGTGAAGAAGGAGCAGGACCGGTTGGCGCGCCTCATGCGCATCACGTCGGTCGCCCACTCGGTCACCGGTTTCGGTGCCGGTGTTGGGGCCTTCAAGCAGGCCCTCAAGCTGCAGGGGATCTTCGCTTCCGCGCGCATGCCGGAGCCGGTCCCACAGCTTGTCGACGACGAGGTAACGTCCATCCGGGCGATCCTCGACGCCGAGGGAGTGCTGTAA
- a CDS encoding dipeptide/oligopeptide/nickel ABC transporter permease/ATP-binding protein, producing the protein MTKLEKVTAPGVKFQGLKRMSTGSKIALVILALIALSAIFAPLLAPHDPTAIDMKGQPPSSEFWFGTDNLGRDVFSRLLYGGRYSLTVGLAATGLALLAGAIFGSIAAVSGKVVSEIIMRIMDIIMSIPGIALAAVAVVVFKNPEHPEKMLGVIIAAIGFVYIPQLTRIVRANVLSEYGEDYVNAVVVSGARAPWILTKHVARNTAAPVLVFATVLVADAIILEASLTFIGAGLQEPTPTWGNILSSAQQGVLRGEWWQALFPGLAIMITVLCLNILSEGITDAMVAAPTGPVVAEHREEDQLLTDPVKAYATQHDALVARLNRLAEVESQRTDRYAPEPGTTPLLEVKDLCIRFPRHGDVNVVDHVSFSVAAGETMGLVGESGCGKSITAFAIMGLLDPKAEISGEVYYKGEDLLQMDVDKRRGLLGHEMAMIYQDALSALNPSMLIKSQMAQLTKRGGTRSAEELLELVGLDPKRTLESYPHELSGGQRQRVLIAMALTRDPNLIIADEPTTALDVTVQKQVIELIKNLQEKLGFTMVFVSHDLALVAEVAYSITVMYAGQVIEQASTRELLTDPQHEYTRGLLGAVLSIEAGSGRLHQVPGTVPSPQDFPVGDRFAPRSSHPSVGLTTPRVMRTVPGTYHVYADLPDELQWAAQEERAGRLTPGLTDEDYAELGKKHEVTK; encoded by the coding sequence ATGACAAAGCTGGAAAAAGTTACCGCCCCGGGCGTCAAGTTCCAGGGCCTCAAGCGGATGAGCACAGGTTCCAAGATTGCGTTGGTGATCCTCGCCCTCATCGCGCTGTCCGCGATTTTTGCGCCGCTTCTCGCGCCGCACGACCCCACGGCCATCGATATGAAGGGTCAGCCGCCGTCGAGTGAGTTCTGGTTCGGCACCGACAACCTCGGCCGCGATGTGTTCAGCCGCCTCCTCTACGGTGGCCGCTACTCGCTCACCGTGGGGCTTGCCGCGACGGGACTTGCCCTGCTAGCCGGGGCGATCTTCGGCTCCATCGCCGCAGTGTCCGGCAAGGTGGTGTCCGAGATCATCATGCGCATCATGGACATCATCATGTCGATCCCCGGCATCGCACTGGCCGCCGTGGCCGTCGTGGTGTTCAAGAACCCCGAGCACCCGGAAAAGATGCTGGGTGTCATCATTGCCGCCATCGGCTTCGTGTACATTCCGCAGCTCACCCGCATCGTACGGGCAAACGTGTTGAGCGAGTACGGCGAGGATTACGTCAACGCCGTTGTCGTCTCCGGTGCCCGCGCGCCGTGGATTTTGACCAAGCACGTGGCGCGCAACACCGCGGCCCCCGTGCTCGTGTTCGCCACGGTGCTCGTCGCCGACGCGATCATTCTCGAGGCCTCGCTGACCTTCATCGGCGCCGGTCTGCAGGAGCCGACCCCCACGTGGGGCAATATTCTCAGTTCCGCGCAGCAGGGCGTGCTGCGCGGCGAGTGGTGGCAGGCGCTGTTCCCGGGCCTGGCCATCATGATCACCGTGCTGTGCCTCAACATTTTGAGCGAGGGCATCACCGACGCGATGGTCGCGGCCCCCACCGGCCCCGTCGTCGCCGAGCACCGCGAAGAAGATCAGCTGCTCACGGACCCCGTCAAGGCATACGCCACGCAGCACGATGCTCTCGTCGCCCGCCTGAACAGGCTCGCCGAGGTGGAATCGCAGCGCACCGACCGCTACGCGCCGGAGCCCGGTACCACGCCGCTGCTGGAGGTGAAGGACCTGTGCATCCGTTTCCCGCGCCACGGCGATGTGAATGTGGTTGACCACGTGAGCTTCTCCGTTGCCGCTGGTGAGACGATGGGTCTTGTCGGTGAGTCGGGATGTGGCAAGTCGATTACCGCCTTCGCCATCATGGGTCTCCTCGATCCCAAAGCCGAGATCAGCGGCGAGGTCTATTACAAGGGTGAGGACCTCCTACAGATGGACGTCGACAAGCGCCGTGGACTCCTCGGCCACGAGATGGCGATGATCTACCAGGATGCCCTGTCCGCGTTGAACCCCTCGATGCTCATCAAGTCCCAGATGGCGCAGCTCACCAAGCGCGGGGGCACGCGTAGCGCCGAGGAGCTCCTCGAGCTCGTGGGGCTCGATCCCAAGCGGACGCTGGAGAGCTACCCGCACGAACTGTCCGGCGGCCAGCGCCAGCGCGTCCTCATCGCGATGGCGTTGACCCGCGACCCGAACCTCATCATCGCCGACGAGCCGACGACGGCCCTCGACGTGACGGTGCAGAAGCAGGTCATCGAGCTCATCAAGAACCTGCAGGAAAAGCTCGGATTCACGATGGTGTTCGTGTCCCACGACCTGGCCCTGGTGGCCGAGGTGGCCTACTCCATCACGGTGATGTACGCCGGGCAGGTCATCGAGCAGGCCTCCACCCGCGAGCTGCTCACCGACCCCCAGCACGAGTACACCCGCGGCCTGCTCGGCGCGGTGCTGTCCATCGAGGCTGGCTCCGGTCGCCTGCACCAGGTGCCGGGCACCGTCCCGAGCCCGCAGGACTTCCCCGTGGGCGACCGGTTCGCGCCGCGCTCCTCGCACCCCTCGGTGGGGCTTACCACCCCGCGGGTCATGCGCACGGTCCCCGGTACGTACCACGTCTACGCCGATCTTCCGGACGAGCTCCAGTGGGCCGCGCAGGAGGAACGCGCCGGTAGGCTCACCCCCGGGCTTACCGACGAAGACTATGCCGAGCTTGGCAAGAAACATGAGGTGACCAAATGA
- the nagB gene encoding glucosamine-6-phosphate deaminase, whose protein sequence is MEVVICSHPDHIGPIAADYIESLISTKPAAVLGVATGSSPLGLYEELGKRVAAGKLSLSRARAFMLDEYVGLPADHPERYRTFIERHFVEPTDIPSTSVFGPDGAAEDMEAACAAYEESIHKAGGIDLQILGVGTDGHIAFNEPGSSLASRTRLKSLMEQTRKDNARFFDDDIDQVPHHCVTQGVGTILEARHLVLLASGKGKAEAIKGVVEGPVSAVCTGSALQLHPTATVIIDEEAASLLTYASYYRFAYENKPEWQRV, encoded by the coding sequence ATGGAAGTCGTTATTTGCTCACACCCAGACCACATCGGACCCATCGCCGCCGACTACATCGAAAGTCTGATCTCCACAAAGCCCGCTGCCGTTCTCGGCGTGGCCACCGGCTCCAGCCCACTCGGGCTCTATGAGGAGCTTGGGAAACGTGTTGCCGCAGGCAAGCTATCCCTTTCCCGGGCGCGCGCCTTCATGCTGGACGAGTATGTCGGACTCCCTGCGGACCACCCTGAGCGCTACCGCACGTTCATCGAACGGCACTTTGTTGAACCCACTGATATCCCCTCCACCAGTGTTTTCGGCCCCGACGGCGCCGCAGAGGATATGGAGGCAGCGTGCGCGGCCTATGAGGAATCCATCCACAAGGCCGGCGGAATCGACCTGCAGATCCTCGGCGTGGGCACCGACGGCCACATCGCCTTCAACGAGCCCGGATCATCATTGGCATCGCGGACGCGGCTGAAATCCCTCATGGAGCAGACCCGAAAGGATAACGCCCGCTTCTTTGACGATGACATCGACCAGGTCCCGCACCACTGCGTCACCCAGGGCGTGGGCACCATCCTGGAGGCTCGCCACCTGGTGCTTTTAGCAAGCGGAAAGGGCAAAGCCGAGGCTATCAAGGGCGTGGTGGAAGGGCCCGTGTCTGCGGTGTGCACCGGCTCGGCGCTCCAGCTGCACCCCACGGCCACCGTCATCATCGACGAGGAGGCCGCATCCCTTCTGACGTACGCCTCGTACTACCGCTTCGCCTACGAGAACAAGCCCGAGTGGCAGCGGGTATAG
- a CDS encoding ABC transporter substrate-binding protein, whose protein sequence is MKNLKKGVVAVVASLALTLTACGGSSETSSSAAGGDTATSTQGGEINLGVAYETTNYDPSSTSSALAMGTNWHVVEGLYELNMSDYSTRNALAKDAPVKISDTEYEVTLRDGAKFSDGTPVTSADVVESFKRAAAEGNIYASFLDFIDSVEAKDDTTVTIKLKTPFSLVEKRLATVKIIPAASTKDEMTSMPIGSGPWKYESITDSKITAVPNEHYNGDEKYAAKADKMVWDVIKDDTARTTAAQSGTIDIMEAVPADNAQMLEAAGMKVDEVDGFNLPFLLFNTSKAPFDNAKVRQAFLYAVDTDKLIQNNMSGKAKAATSFLPESHPNYHKAANQFTHDPEKARALLEEAGVKDLSVTLLTTDHPWISDLAPQIKSDLEAVGIATSIQSEASASLYANNLDVENPTFDLALAPGDPSVFGNDPALLINWWYGDNVWTKQRTFWQKSDPAKFAELKALMDESTQLEGEAQQAKWNDAMDLISEEVPLYPLFHRTMITGYNADKLNGFAPIGTTGLWALGVSTK, encoded by the coding sequence ATGAAGAATCTCAAGAAGGGCGTCGTGGCAGTCGTTGCCTCACTGGCCCTTACGCTGACCGCCTGTGGCGGTTCCTCTGAAACTTCCTCATCTGCCGCCGGCGGGGACACCGCCACATCTACCCAGGGTGGAGAAATCAACCTGGGTGTGGCGTACGAGACCACCAACTATGACCCGTCGAGCACCTCCTCGGCGCTGGCTATGGGCACCAACTGGCACGTGGTGGAGGGCTTGTACGAGCTCAACATGAGCGACTACAGCACCCGCAACGCGCTGGCCAAGGATGCCCCTGTTAAGATCAGCGACACCGAGTACGAGGTCACCCTGCGTGACGGCGCGAAGTTCTCCGACGGCACGCCCGTCACCTCCGCTGATGTTGTGGAGTCCTTCAAGCGCGCTGCCGCAGAGGGCAACATTTACGCCTCCTTCCTGGACTTCATCGATTCCGTGGAGGCCAAGGACGACACTACGGTGACGATTAAGCTGAAGACCCCCTTCTCGCTCGTCGAAAAGCGTCTGGCCACGGTGAAGATCATCCCAGCAGCCTCCACCAAGGACGAGATGACGTCGATGCCGATCGGCTCCGGCCCGTGGAAGTACGAGTCCATCACGGATTCCAAGATCACCGCCGTGCCCAACGAGCACTACAACGGTGACGAGAAGTACGCGGCCAAGGCGGACAAGATGGTCTGGGACGTGATCAAGGACGACACCGCCCGCACCACCGCCGCCCAGTCCGGCACCATCGACATCATGGAGGCCGTCCCCGCAGACAACGCCCAGATGCTCGAGGCAGCGGGCATGAAGGTGGACGAGGTCGACGGCTTTAACCTCCCGTTCCTCCTCTTCAACACATCCAAGGCTCCGTTCGATAACGCCAAGGTCCGCCAGGCCTTCCTCTACGCCGTGGACACCGACAAGCTCATCCAGAACAATATGAGCGGCAAGGCCAAGGCGGCCACGAGCTTCCTGCCGGAGAGCCATCCGAACTACCACAAAGCAGCCAACCAGTTCACCCACGACCCGGAGAAGGCCAGGGCGCTCCTCGAGGAAGCGGGTGTGAAGGACCTGTCCGTCACCCTGCTCACCACCGACCACCCGTGGATCTCTGATCTCGCACCGCAGATCAAGTCCGATCTCGAGGCCGTGGGCATTGCCACCTCCATCCAGTCCGAGGCATCTGCGTCCCTGTACGCCAACAACCTCGACGTGGAGAACCCGACCTTCGACCTGGCGCTGGCGCCCGGCGATCCGTCCGTGTTCGGCAATGACCCGGCACTGCTCATCAACTGGTGGTACGGCGACAACGTCTGGACCAAGCAGCGCACCTTCTGGCAGAAGTCCGACCCGGCAAAGTTCGCCGAGCTGAAGGCACTCATGGATGAGTCCACCCAGCTTGAGGGCGAGGCCCAGCAGGCCAAGTGGAACGACGCAATGGATCTCATCTCTGAAGAGGTTCCGCTGTACCCGCTGTTCCACCGCACCATGATCACCGGTTACAACGCAGACAAGTTGAACGGCTTCGCGCCGATCGGCACCACGGGCCTGTGGGCCCTGGGTGTTTCCACCAAGTAG
- a CDS encoding FadR/GntR family transcriptional regulator — protein sequence MAKTSKSPKDRPSLRPMTGGADRKLTHSPTRKHGRSYETMAAIKDYILQNNLQPGDPLPTEASICEDLGVSRSSVREAISNLTALDIVEVRHGYGTFVANASMEPMVELLVFRGLLNPGSDYRVLIEIVEVRQALDLAFAPAVVRAWKGKRSAALHKVVEKMEEIAARGDSFPEEDKYFHTKLLSPLDNQLFRQLTEAFWDVHTAIQPMLQVATAKDILLTASAHGDILAAAEEGNLEKYKEAVFSHYAPLLRNLDEARNKARGLEIS from the coding sequence ATGGCGAAAACGTCCAAGTCACCGAAGGACAGACCCTCCCTCCGTCCCATGACAGGCGGGGCAGACAGAAAGCTCACGCACTCCCCCACGCGCAAGCACGGGCGGAGCTATGAGACCATGGCCGCCATCAAGGACTACATCTTGCAGAACAACCTGCAGCCCGGCGATCCGCTCCCCACCGAGGCCTCCATCTGTGAGGACCTGGGGGTATCCCGCTCGAGCGTGCGCGAGGCGATCTCCAACCTCACGGCGCTGGACATCGTCGAGGTCCGGCACGGCTACGGCACCTTTGTCGCCAACGCCTCCATGGAACCCATGGTGGAACTCCTCGTCTTCCGCGGCCTTCTGAACCCGGGATCCGACTACCGCGTCCTCATCGAAATTGTCGAGGTGCGCCAGGCCCTCGACCTTGCCTTTGCCCCCGCCGTCGTTCGCGCCTGGAAAGGCAAGCGCTCGGCTGCCCTCCACAAGGTGGTGGAGAAGATGGAGGAAATCGCCGCCCGCGGAGACTCCTTCCCCGAAGAGGACAAGTACTTCCACACCAAACTGTTGAGCCCCCTCGATAACCAGCTGTTCCGCCAGCTCACCGAAGCATTTTGGGACGTGCACACGGCCATCCAGCCGATGCTGCAAGTCGCCACGGCGAAGGACATCCTCCTCACCGCCTCCGCCCACGGCGATATCCTCGCCGCCGCCGAGGAGGGGAACCTGGAGAAGTACAAGGAAGCTGTGTTCTCCCATTACGCGCCCCTGCTGCGCAACCTCGACGAGGCACGCAACAAGGCGCGTGGGCTTGAGATTAGCTAA
- a CDS encoding ROK family protein gives MATVIGLDIGGTKIAAARVTDGVAENIITTPTPATQGPEKILDAAAGLAAQLGHGPIGVSSAGLIDPFKGTVQFATSQLTGWKGTDVAGGLSARLGAEVSVLNDVQAHALGEYLHGVGRGHESMLLVAPGTGIGGGVILNGRLLLGAHFAAGHVGHVDSHGAEGVACTCGRDGHAEAIASGFGIERAYEERVGMHLTGRDISQEDSAVAREILATAGRTFGRLIGGLVNVFDPGLVVTAGSVMKAGKVWEQAFREGFDASCMELLQDTPIVSGTLENAALVGAAAWVSERKNYEVQ, from the coding sequence ATGGCAACAGTAATTGGGCTGGACATCGGCGGCACGAAGATCGCGGCCGCCAGGGTGACCGACGGCGTAGCCGAGAACATCATCACCACCCCGACCCCCGCCACACAGGGGCCGGAGAAAATCCTCGATGCCGCAGCAGGCCTTGCTGCCCAGCTGGGTCACGGCCCCATCGGGGTCTCCTCCGCCGGTCTCATCGATCCGTTTAAAGGGACGGTGCAGTTCGCTACAAGCCAGCTCACCGGCTGGAAGGGGACAGACGTCGCCGGGGGGCTTTCGGCCCGGCTCGGGGCTGAGGTCTCCGTGCTTAACGACGTCCAGGCGCACGCCCTTGGCGAATACCTCCACGGAGTGGGGCGAGGGCACGAGTCCATGCTGCTCGTCGCGCCGGGCACCGGTATCGGCGGTGGCGTGATCCTCAACGGGCGGCTCCTGCTCGGTGCCCACTTCGCGGCAGGCCACGTCGGCCACGTTGATTCCCACGGCGCCGAAGGCGTCGCCTGCACGTGCGGGAGGGATGGCCACGCGGAGGCGATAGCCAGCGGTTTCGGTATCGAGCGGGCCTACGAGGAACGGGTGGGGATGCACCTTACCGGAAGGGATATCTCGCAGGAGGATAGCGCCGTAGCGCGGGAGATTCTCGCCACTGCCGGGCGCACCTTCGGGCGACTCATCGGCGGGCTCGTCAACGTCTTCGATCCGGGGCTCGTGGTCACGGCGGGATCTGTCATGAAGGCGGGAAAGGTCTGGGAACAGGCGTTTAGGGAGGGCTTCGACGCGTCGTGCATGGAGCTGTTGCAGGACACGCCCATTGTCAGTGGAACGTTGGAAAACGCGGCACTCGTCGGAGCTGCCGCGTGGGTTAGCGAAAGGAAAAATTATGAAGTTCAGTGA
- a CDS encoding alpha/beta hydrolase, translating to MYIDPDIASWLDSLVPLDIADLPAARQASAKNQQGAAFPGTHDGRMKVMGDGSRVIFNIHGGGFVLGSTSGDDPENALLVDELGVTVVSPEYGLAPENPYPGPVAECCEALEYIVRQLDPHPLIMGHSAGGGLAAMVTQWALEQGIAPAAQVLIEPELDPACASESMRTYAAGPVWTAANGRLSWDYLLNGKELTIPARSAPATYAIVNQSDPLRDEGLRYALALADAGTPVTIKMYPGTVHGSMSCMGAGVTAHAYEELLAFIRQVLQ from the coding sequence ATGTACATTGACCCGGACATCGCCTCCTGGCTGGATTCCCTCGTGCCCCTGGATATCGCCGATCTCCCCGCCGCCCGGCAGGCCTCGGCGAAAAACCAGCAGGGTGCCGCATTCCCCGGCACCCACGACGGCAGGATGAAGGTCATGGGGGACGGCTCCCGGGTCATTTTTAACATCCACGGCGGCGGCTTCGTCCTCGGCTCCACCTCCGGCGATGACCCGGAAAACGCGCTCTTGGTGGACGAACTCGGCGTCACCGTCGTCTCCCCGGAATACGGCCTCGCCCCCGAGAACCCGTATCCGGGACCCGTCGCCGAATGCTGCGAGGCGCTCGAATACATCGTCCGGCAGCTCGACCCGCACCCACTCATCATGGGGCACTCTGCTGGCGGTGGGCTGGCGGCGATGGTCACCCAGTGGGCGCTGGAACAGGGGATTGCCCCCGCCGCGCAGGTGCTCATCGAGCCGGAGCTTGACCCGGCGTGCGCGTCGGAAAGCATGCGAACCTACGCCGCAGGCCCCGTGTGGACGGCTGCCAACGGCCGCCTCTCATGGGACTACCTGCTTAACGGGAAGGAGCTTACGATTCCGGCGCGCTCAGCCCCTGCCACCTACGCCATCGTGAACCAATCCGATCCGCTTCGCGATGAGGGGCTCCGCTACGCCCTGGCCCTGGCCGATGCCGGCACTCCCGTCACCATCAAAATGTATCCGGGCACCGTCCACGGATCCATGAGCTGCATGGGGGCGGGCGTGACCGCCCACGCTTACGAGGAGCTTCTCGCCTTTATCCGGCAGGTTCTGCAGTAG
- a CDS encoding ABC transporter permease, which produces MNTLIRLIGRRLVALPLMILGVTFLVFVLMSLSPIDPAYSALGENATPAALEAYRENHGLNDPWIVQFGSYVAGLLQGDLGTYGVGEDSVSAKVFTALPITMQLTFIGLFIAIIFSFPLGVLAALYRDRWPDQVIRIVSIACLATPSFWLAILLILVFMGKLPVAGALPAFGDDPAGWFQRMLLPSFALAVPVIGQMTRIVRTSMVEELDNDYVRTALGAGIPKHIVVSRNVLRNALITPVTVLGLRVGYLMGGAVVIEIIFNLPGMGRVLIDGITQNWVTVVQGATLVVAIAFIIVNIVVDLLYILINPRIRTV; this is translated from the coding sequence GTGAACACACTTATCCGCCTCATCGGGAGGCGACTTGTGGCCCTGCCGCTCATGATCCTGGGCGTCACCTTCCTCGTCTTCGTGCTCATGAGTCTCTCGCCGATCGACCCGGCGTACTCGGCACTGGGGGAGAACGCGACGCCGGCGGCGTTAGAGGCCTACCGTGAAAACCACGGGCTCAATGATCCGTGGATCGTCCAATTCGGCAGCTACGTGGCTGGCCTCTTGCAGGGTGACCTCGGCACCTACGGTGTCGGCGAGGATTCCGTTTCCGCCAAGGTCTTCACCGCCCTCCCCATTACGATGCAACTGACCTTCATCGGCCTGTTCATCGCCATCATCTTTTCCTTCCCGCTCGGTGTCCTGGCCGCCCTCTACCGCGACCGCTGGCCCGACCAGGTGATCCGCATCGTCTCAATTGCCTGCCTGGCTACCCCGAGCTTCTGGCTCGCCATCCTGCTCATCCTCGTATTCATGGGCAAGCTGCCGGTCGCCGGCGCATTGCCCGCGTTCGGCGATGACCCGGCTGGCTGGTTCCAACGCATGCTCCTGCCCTCGTTTGCCCTGGCTGTGCCCGTCATCGGCCAGATGACCCGCATCGTGCGCACCTCGATGGTGGAGGAGCTGGATAACGACTACGTCCGTACGGCGCTCGGCGCCGGCATCCCCAAGCACATCGTTGTCAGCCGAAACGTGCTGCGCAACGCGCTGATCACCCCGGTGACGGTGCTGGGTCTGCGCGTCGGCTACCTCATGGGTGGCGCCGTCGTCATCGAGATCATCTTCAACCTGCCGGGCATGGGCCGCGTGCTCATCGACGGCATCACGCAGAACTGGGTCACCGTGGTCCAGGGAGCAACCCTTGTGGTCGCCATCGCGTTCATCATCGTGAACATCGTGGTCGACCTGCTCTACATCCTCATCAACCCGAGGATCAGGACGGTGTAG